From Xiphophorus maculatus strain JP 163 A chromosome 12, X_maculatus-5.0-male, whole genome shotgun sequence, the proteins below share one genomic window:
- the LOC111610315 gene encoding uncharacterized protein LOC111610315 isoform X2 yields the protein MSRTHSDLKTSQTQNRTLSVQLKCSFNFCTTEYVDVKGIISHLSGHIEEGLAITCPFDGCSKMFHVKPSFSSHISRYHRGWNESQISAVLLCDVAEQHLEETVSEQSSSESDVRRMMAETYSVQRAAINRGNSISKLLEDWPFLFEAIHLFDHTTTLLGFPVQTRLAEELSKKEKTIKDFLGSRGVDIPGSDAVQLLHPESPDLDLPSTPCIFIMGEQLFKVAVDQMIVNDHIKSPIAALSYAFSMFYVLNIKYPKDMSLTLEFIQRVFLGLNPKRGSKAEMKGKKHHHIPPRLLKFVNELYDFDSPWKM from the exons ATGTCAAGAACACATTCAGACTTAAAGACCAGTCAAACCCAAAATCGAACTCTATCTGTACAGTTAAAATGCTCATTCAATTTTTGTACAACAGAATATGTGGATGTCAAAGGGATAATTTCTCATCTAAGTGGCCACATAGAAGAAGGTTTAGCAATAACTTGCCCTTTTGATGGGTGCTCCAAAATGTTTCATGTGAAACCATCCTTTTCATCTCACATCTCCAGGTATCATAGGGGATGGAATGAAAGTCAAATATCAGCTGTGCTTTTATGTGACGTTGCAGAACAGCATCTTGAGGAAACGGTTTCAGAACAGTCAAGCTCAG AGTCTGATGTTCGAAGAATGATGGCTGAAACCTATAGCGTCCAGCGAGCAGCAATCAACAGAGGAAACTCCATCAGCAAGTTATTAGAAGACTGGCCTTTTCTCTTTGAAGCAATCCACCTGTTTGATCACACAACCACCCTTCTTGGCTTCCCAGTACAAACCAGACTGGCAGAGGAAttgtcaaagaaagaaaagacaataaAGGACTTCCTTGGGTCCAGAGGGGTGGATATTCCAGGAAGTGATGCTGTCCAG CTGCTGCATCCAGAGAGTCCTGATCTTGACCTGCCAAGCACCCCATGCATCTTTATAATGG GTGAACAGCTTTTTAAAGTTGCTGTTGACCAAATGATTGTGAATGACCACATCAAGTCACCCATCGCTGCCCTAAGCTACGCCTTCTCCATGTTTTATGTCTTGAacataaaatatccaaaagaCATGTCCCTGACACTGGAATTTATACAAAG agtctTTCTGGGCTTAAACCCCAAACGAGGGTCAAAGGCTGAAATGAAGGGGAAGAAGCATCATCACATTCCACCCCGACTGCTCAAGTTTGTAAATGAACTGTATGACTTTGACAGTCCATGGAAAATGTGA
- the LOC111610315 gene encoding uncharacterized protein LOC111610315 isoform X1: MSRTHSDLKTSQTQNRTLSVQLKCSFNFCTTEYVDVKGIISHLSGHIEEGLAITCPFDGCSKMFHVKPSFSSHISRYHRGWNESQISAVLLCDVAEQHLEETVSEQSSSESDVRRMMAETYSVQRAAINRGNSISKLLEDWPFLFEAIHLFDHTTTLLGFPVQTRLAEELSKKEKTIKDFLGSRGVDIPGSDAVQVISGIAKFFKEKPAQLFCQNELLHPESPDLDLPSTPCIFIMGEQLFKVAVDQMIVNDHIKSPIAALSYAFSMFYVLNIKYPKDMSLTLEFIQRVFLGLNPKRGSKAEMKGKKHHHIPPRLLKFVNELYDFDSPWKM, translated from the exons ATGTCAAGAACACATTCAGACTTAAAGACCAGTCAAACCCAAAATCGAACTCTATCTGTACAGTTAAAATGCTCATTCAATTTTTGTACAACAGAATATGTGGATGTCAAAGGGATAATTTCTCATCTAAGTGGCCACATAGAAGAAGGTTTAGCAATAACTTGCCCTTTTGATGGGTGCTCCAAAATGTTTCATGTGAAACCATCCTTTTCATCTCACATCTCCAGGTATCATAGGGGATGGAATGAAAGTCAAATATCAGCTGTGCTTTTATGTGACGTTGCAGAACAGCATCTTGAGGAAACGGTTTCAGAACAGTCAAGCTCAG AGTCTGATGTTCGAAGAATGATGGCTGAAACCTATAGCGTCCAGCGAGCAGCAATCAACAGAGGAAACTCCATCAGCAAGTTATTAGAAGACTGGCCTTTTCTCTTTGAAGCAATCCACCTGTTTGATCACACAACCACCCTTCTTGGCTTCCCAGTACAAACCAGACTGGCAGAGGAAttgtcaaagaaagaaaagacaataaAGGACTTCCTTGGGTCCAGAGGGGTGGATATTCCAGGAAGTGATGCTGTCCAGGTGATTAGTGGAATCGCAAAATTCTTCAAGGAGAAACCAGCCCAactattttgtcaaaatgag CTGCTGCATCCAGAGAGTCCTGATCTTGACCTGCCAAGCACCCCATGCATCTTTATAATGG GTGAACAGCTTTTTAAAGTTGCTGTTGACCAAATGATTGTGAATGACCACATCAAGTCACCCATCGCTGCCCTAAGCTACGCCTTCTCCATGTTTTATGTCTTGAacataaaatatccaaaagaCATGTCCCTGACACTGGAATTTATACAAAG agtctTTCTGGGCTTAAACCCCAAACGAGGGTCAAAGGCTGAAATGAAGGGGAAGAAGCATCATCACATTCCACCCCGACTGCTCAAGTTTGTAAATGAACTGTATGACTTTGACAGTCCATGGAAAATGTGA
- the LOC111610315 gene encoding uncharacterized protein LOC111610315 isoform X3, translating to MCILDPGIIGDGMKVKYQLCFYVTLQNSILRKRFQNSQAQEQLKTAFQTNHFPESDVRRMMAETYSVQRAAINRGNSISKLLEDWPFLFEAIHLFDHTTTLLGFPVQTRLAEELSKKEKTIKDFLGSRGVDIPGSDAVQVISGIAKFFKEKPAQLFCQNELLHPESPDLDLPSTPCIFIMGEQLFKVAVDQMIVNDHIKSPIAALSYAFSMFYVLNIKYPKDMSLTLEFIQRVFLGLNPKRGSKAEMKGKKHHHIPPRLLKFVNELYDFDSPWKM from the exons ATGTGTATCCTGGACCCAG GTATCATAGGGGATGGAATGAAAGTCAAATATCAGCTGTGCTTTTATGTGACGTTGCAGAACAGCATCTTGAGGAAACGGTTTCAGAACAGTCAAGCTCAG GAACAACTGAAAACTGCCTTCCAAACAAATCATTTTCCAGAGTCTGATGTTCGAAGAATGATGGCTGAAACCTATAGCGTCCAGCGAGCAGCAATCAACAGAGGAAACTCCATCAGCAAGTTATTAGAAGACTGGCCTTTTCTCTTTGAAGCAATCCACCTGTTTGATCACACAACCACCCTTCTTGGCTTCCCAGTACAAACCAGACTGGCAGAGGAAttgtcaaagaaagaaaagacaataaAGGACTTCCTTGGGTCCAGAGGGGTGGATATTCCAGGAAGTGATGCTGTCCAGGTGATTAGTGGAATCGCAAAATTCTTCAAGGAGAAACCAGCCCAactattttgtcaaaatgag CTGCTGCATCCAGAGAGTCCTGATCTTGACCTGCCAAGCACCCCATGCATCTTTATAATGG GTGAACAGCTTTTTAAAGTTGCTGTTGACCAAATGATTGTGAATGACCACATCAAGTCACCCATCGCTGCCCTAAGCTACGCCTTCTCCATGTTTTATGTCTTGAacataaaatatccaaaagaCATGTCCCTGACACTGGAATTTATACAAAG agtctTTCTGGGCTTAAACCCCAAACGAGGGTCAAAGGCTGAAATGAAGGGGAAGAAGCATCATCACATTCCACCCCGACTGCTCAAGTTTGTAAATGAACTGTATGACTTTGACAGTCCATGGAAAATGTGA
- the LOC111610315 gene encoding uncharacterized protein LOC111610315 isoform X4 gives MKVKYQLCFYVTLQNSILRKRFQNSQAQEQLKTAFQTNHFPESDVRRMMAETYSVQRAAINRGNSISKLLEDWPFLFEAIHLFDHTTTLLGFPVQTRLAEELSKKEKTIKDFLGSRGVDIPGSDAVQVISGIAKFFKEKPAQLFCQNELLHPESPDLDLPSTPCIFIMGEQLFKVAVDQMIVNDHIKSPIAALSYAFSMFYVLNIKYPKDMSLTLEFIQRVFLGLNPKRGSKAEMKGKKHHHIPPRLLKFVNELYDFDSPWKM, from the exons ATGAAAGTCAAATATCAGCTGTGCTTTTATGTGACGTTGCAGAACAGCATCTTGAGGAAACGGTTTCAGAACAGTCAAGCTCAG GAACAACTGAAAACTGCCTTCCAAACAAATCATTTTCCAGAGTCTGATGTTCGAAGAATGATGGCTGAAACCTATAGCGTCCAGCGAGCAGCAATCAACAGAGGAAACTCCATCAGCAAGTTATTAGAAGACTGGCCTTTTCTCTTTGAAGCAATCCACCTGTTTGATCACACAACCACCCTTCTTGGCTTCCCAGTACAAACCAGACTGGCAGAGGAAttgtcaaagaaagaaaagacaataaAGGACTTCCTTGGGTCCAGAGGGGTGGATATTCCAGGAAGTGATGCTGTCCAGGTGATTAGTGGAATCGCAAAATTCTTCAAGGAGAAACCAGCCCAactattttgtcaaaatgag CTGCTGCATCCAGAGAGTCCTGATCTTGACCTGCCAAGCACCCCATGCATCTTTATAATGG GTGAACAGCTTTTTAAAGTTGCTGTTGACCAAATGATTGTGAATGACCACATCAAGTCACCCATCGCTGCCCTAAGCTACGCCTTCTCCATGTTTTATGTCTTGAacataaaatatccaaaagaCATGTCCCTGACACTGGAATTTATACAAAG agtctTTCTGGGCTTAAACCCCAAACGAGGGTCAAAGGCTGAAATGAAGGGGAAGAAGCATCATCACATTCCACCCCGACTGCTCAAGTTTGTAAATGAACTGTATGACTTTGACAGTCCATGGAAAATGTGA
- the LOC102227227 gene encoding bile salt-activated lipase-like isoform X1 translates to MMIHLVLVGLVLRCAAAAKLGVVQTEGGAVEGLNVNMGLFRTVEEFKGVPFADVPGKWEKPKPHPGWDGVLIATKFRERCLQVTLLQTKTQGSEDCLYLNIFVPHGLSVSTNLPVMVYLFGGAFLLGASNDVEVFGESLYDGKEMADRGGVIVVTVNYRVGTLGFLSSGDERLPGNYGLWDQHAAISWVRRNIRAFGGNPDNITIFGQSAGAASVNFQMLSPYSKGLFRRAICQGGVALSPWALQKSPMVLTKKIARKVNCWQTEEDNMLACLKTVDPIKLTMAGKINLLDIFGKGPVMDLLQLAPVVDGDFIPDDPGKLFHNAAQFDYLAGVNSMDGHIFAGIDVPSINNMKETTTADQVKGLLTGLTKEKGDAAVSSAFDVYSVHWGLAPDPAIVKKTVADIETDFLFLVPTQIALQLHANNTSGASTYSYLFNMKTRIPGFPRWVEAEHAEDLQYLFGKPFSLPLVYFPRHRDLSGYMIAYWTNFAKTGDPSRGNSKVPVLWPAFTKYHQPYLVINNSMSKSSVSYDLRSFYVKYWTQTYSQLPSAGTMEEKKR, encoded by the exons ATGATGATCCACCTGGTTCTGGTCGGGCTGGTCCTGAGGTGCGCTGCAGCTGCGAAG ctggGCGTGGTCCAGACTGAGGGCGGCGCTGTGGAGGGGCTGAACGTTAATATGGGTCTCTTCCGGACGGTGGAGGAGTTTAAAGGCGTCCCCTTCGCTGACGTTCCTGGGAAGTGGGAAAAACCTAAACCTCATCCTGGTTGGGACG GAGTTTTAATCGCCACAAAGTTCAGGGAGCGCTGCCTGCAGGTGACGCTGTTGCAGACCAAAACCCAGGGCAGCGAGGATTGCCTCTACCTGAACATTTTTGTTCCACATGGACTGTCAG TGTCCACCAACCTCCCAGTGATGGTGTACCTTTTCGGAGGAGCCTTCCTGCTGGGAGCGTCCAATGATGTGGAAGTTTTCGGAGAGTCTCTTTATGATGGGAAGGAGATGGCCGACAGGGGGGGGGTCATTGTTGTCACGGTGAACTACAGAGTTGGTACTCTGGGTTTCCTCAGCTCTGGAGATGAACGACTGCCAG GTAACTATGGCCTATGGGACCAGCACGCCGCCATCTCCTGGGTCCGCAGGAACATCCGGGCCTTCGGAGGGAACCCGGACAACATCACCATCTTTGGCCAGTCAGCTGGAGCTGCCAGCGTCAACTTCCAG ATGCTGTCGCCTTACAGTAAAGGGCTGTTCCGCAGAGCCATCTGTCAGGGCGGCGTGGCCCTCAGCCCCTGGGCGCTCCAGAAGAGCCCCATGGTGCTCACTAAAAAG ATTGCTCGTAAAGTCAACTGTTGGCAAACCGAGGAAGACAACATGTTGGCCTGCCTGAAGACAGTCGACCCCATCAAGCTAACCATGGCAGGAAAAATTAACCTGCTGGATATTTTCGGGAAAG GTCCCGTCATGGACCTGCTCCAGCTCGCGCCGGTGGTTGACGGTGATTTCATCCCAGATGATCCAGGCAAGCTTTTTCACAATGCGGCTCAGTTTGACTACCTGGCAGGTGTAAACAGCATGGATGGACACATATTTGCTGGAATCGATGTTCCTTCAATCAACAACATGAAGGAAACCACCACCGC AGACCAGGTCAAAGGTCTTCTGACGGGTCTGACTAAAGAGAAGGGGGATGCCGCCGTCTCCTCGGCCTTCGATGTCTACTCCGTCCACTGGGGTTTGGCTCCAGATCCGGCCATAGTAAAGAAGACAGTGGCCGACATCGAGACAGACTTCCTGTTCCTGGTACCGACCCAGATTGCCCTCCAGCTCCACGCAAACAACACCAG TGGGGCCAGTACCTACTCCTACCTGTTCAACATGAAGACACGGATCCCGGGGTTCCCGCGCTGGGTGGAGGCGGAGCACGCAGAGGACCTGCAGTATCTGTTCGGAAAACCGTTCTCCCTGCCGCTGGTCTACTTCCCCCGACACAGAGACCTCTCCGGCTACATGATCGCCTACTGGACCAACTTCGCCAAGACTGG AGACCCCAGCAGAGGCAACAGTAAAGTCCCGGTTCTCTGGCCAGCCTTCACCAAGTACCACCAGCCGTACCTGGTAATAAACAACTCCATGAGCAAGTCCTCCGTCAG CTACGACCTGAGATCGTTTTACGTGAAGTACTGGACTCAGACCTACAGCCAGCTGCCGTCTGCAGGGACGATGGAGGAGAAGAAACGCTGA
- the LOC102227227 gene encoding bile salt-activated lipase-like isoform X2: MMIHLVLVGLVLRCAAAAKLGVVQTEGGAVEGLNVNMGLFRTVEEFKGVPFADVPGKWEKPKPHPGWDGVLIATKFRERCLQVTLLQTKTQGSEDCLYLNIFVPHGLSVSTNLPVMVYLFGGAFLLGASNDVEVFGESLYDGKEMADRGGVIVVTVNYRVGTLGFLSSGDERLPGNYGLWDQHAAISWVRRNIRAFGGNPDNITIFGQSAGAASVNFQMLSPYSKGLFRRAICQGGVALSPWALQKSPMVLTKKIARKVNCWQTEEDNMLACLKTVDPIKLTMAGKINLLDIFGKGPVMDLLQLAPVVDGDFIPDDPGKLFHNAAQFDYLAGVNSMDGHIFAGIDVPSINNMKETTTADQVKGLLTGLTKEKGDAAVSSAFDVYSVHWGLAPDPAIVKKTVADIETDFLFLVPTQIALQLHANNTSGASTYSYLFNMKTRIPGFPRWVEAEHAEDLQYLFGKPFSLPLVYFPRHRDLSGYMIAYWTNFAKTGDPSRGNSKVPVLWPAFTKYHQPYLLRPEIVLREVLDSDLQPAAVCRDDGGEETLIP, from the exons ATGATGATCCACCTGGTTCTGGTCGGGCTGGTCCTGAGGTGCGCTGCAGCTGCGAAG ctggGCGTGGTCCAGACTGAGGGCGGCGCTGTGGAGGGGCTGAACGTTAATATGGGTCTCTTCCGGACGGTGGAGGAGTTTAAAGGCGTCCCCTTCGCTGACGTTCCTGGGAAGTGGGAAAAACCTAAACCTCATCCTGGTTGGGACG GAGTTTTAATCGCCACAAAGTTCAGGGAGCGCTGCCTGCAGGTGACGCTGTTGCAGACCAAAACCCAGGGCAGCGAGGATTGCCTCTACCTGAACATTTTTGTTCCACATGGACTGTCAG TGTCCACCAACCTCCCAGTGATGGTGTACCTTTTCGGAGGAGCCTTCCTGCTGGGAGCGTCCAATGATGTGGAAGTTTTCGGAGAGTCTCTTTATGATGGGAAGGAGATGGCCGACAGGGGGGGGGTCATTGTTGTCACGGTGAACTACAGAGTTGGTACTCTGGGTTTCCTCAGCTCTGGAGATGAACGACTGCCAG GTAACTATGGCCTATGGGACCAGCACGCCGCCATCTCCTGGGTCCGCAGGAACATCCGGGCCTTCGGAGGGAACCCGGACAACATCACCATCTTTGGCCAGTCAGCTGGAGCTGCCAGCGTCAACTTCCAG ATGCTGTCGCCTTACAGTAAAGGGCTGTTCCGCAGAGCCATCTGTCAGGGCGGCGTGGCCCTCAGCCCCTGGGCGCTCCAGAAGAGCCCCATGGTGCTCACTAAAAAG ATTGCTCGTAAAGTCAACTGTTGGCAAACCGAGGAAGACAACATGTTGGCCTGCCTGAAGACAGTCGACCCCATCAAGCTAACCATGGCAGGAAAAATTAACCTGCTGGATATTTTCGGGAAAG GTCCCGTCATGGACCTGCTCCAGCTCGCGCCGGTGGTTGACGGTGATTTCATCCCAGATGATCCAGGCAAGCTTTTTCACAATGCGGCTCAGTTTGACTACCTGGCAGGTGTAAACAGCATGGATGGACACATATTTGCTGGAATCGATGTTCCTTCAATCAACAACATGAAGGAAACCACCACCGC AGACCAGGTCAAAGGTCTTCTGACGGGTCTGACTAAAGAGAAGGGGGATGCCGCCGTCTCCTCGGCCTTCGATGTCTACTCCGTCCACTGGGGTTTGGCTCCAGATCCGGCCATAGTAAAGAAGACAGTGGCCGACATCGAGACAGACTTCCTGTTCCTGGTACCGACCCAGATTGCCCTCCAGCTCCACGCAAACAACACCAG TGGGGCCAGTACCTACTCCTACCTGTTCAACATGAAGACACGGATCCCGGGGTTCCCGCGCTGGGTGGAGGCGGAGCACGCAGAGGACCTGCAGTATCTGTTCGGAAAACCGTTCTCCCTGCCGCTGGTCTACTTCCCCCGACACAGAGACCTCTCCGGCTACATGATCGCCTACTGGACCAACTTCGCCAAGACTGG AGACCCCAGCAGAGGCAACAGTAAAGTCCCGGTTCTCTGGCCAGCCTTCACCAAGTACCACCAGCCGTACCTG CTACGACCTGAGATCGTTTTACGTGAAGTACTGGACTCAGACCTACAGCCAGCTGCCGTCTGCAGGGACGATGGAGGAGAAGAAACGCTGATCCCTTGA
- the LOC102231479 gene encoding docking protein 2-like, whose translation MEEDIRKQGMLFLQQQRFGKKWKRVWCVLYRESSCSISRMEFFECKDGGNVEKNDKTLRKQQESKKVIRLADCIRVSEVEVDGGPRDTGAFLVETTEKMFVFAADRNQLDDWTHRLCEVAFPMSWTEGGAKRGSLQRGNRVEEEEGMEDNSLYSGREKVRDFKVSVRRTDASDRCRLKGDGVLRADMDALHLMDKTGDILYTWPYRYLRRFGRDKSTFSFEAGRRCDSGEGSFEFDTKQGNLLFQAVEAAINLQKISLPHRQTSGGGPMPPEPGPNHHNLTLPAPPANPALGHSRTPPPQKQPRVQVQQGDEGVYSMVTEPQHLQKIHNKDAESSNSSQQQQRPQLACLEPPVDKMLTGVKSLTLDTRGLPVPRKSQVKMISSCPLPNASPESGGSQLSGPASSARLSPKLGSNPNLEQTYSQISMADVAGRATKKDKKGSGAVVMGRDPDYSLPFDTLSSNIMSNILAADQGGPGADPLYDSIDELKVRNIFRSEARTTDGTYGKVDHIYDEPEGCAAPTGPPAAPHPSVYDDPEEMRGDAWRIMGTSVDPKGHEYPYNPRVDDYAVPRRPKRAFASQKSIASEEEEEQKQEEELQEEEVEGNEEQELEEKRFSPYDNLVVKMA comes from the exons ATGGAGGAGGACATCAGGAAGCAGGGGATGCtcttcctccagcagcagcgatTCGGGAAG aaGTGGAAGCGGGTGTGGTGCGTCCTGTACCGGGAGAGCTCCTGCTCCATCTCCAGGATGGAGTTCTTTGAGTGTAAAGACGGAGGCAACGTGGAGAAGAACGACAAGACTCTGCGCAAGCAGCAGGAGAGCAAGAAG GTGATCCGGCTGGCGGACTGCATACGGGTCTCGGAGGTGGAGGTGGACGGCGGGCCGCGCGACACCGGGGCCTTCCTGGTGGAAACCACGGAGAAGATGTTCGTGTTCGCCGCGGATCGGAACCAGCTGGACGACTGGACCCATCGGCTGTGTGAGGTCGCCTTCCCT ATGAGCTGGACGGAGGGCGGAGCCAAGAGAGGCAGCCTGCAGAGAGGAAACcgggtggaggaagaggagggcatGGAGGACAACTCCCTGTACAGCGGCCGAGAGAAAG TGCGGGACTTCAAAGTATCTGTCCGGAGGACGGATGCGTCGGATCGGTGCCGGCTGAAGGGGGACGGTGTCCTGAGAGCAGACATGGACGCACTGCACCTGATGGACAAGACGGGGGACATCCTGTACACCTGGCCGTACAGGTACCTGCGGCGCTTCGGACGGGACAAG TCCACCTTCTCCTTCGAGGCGGGTCGCAGGTGTGACTCCGGCGAGGGAAGCTTCGAGTTCGACACCAAACAGGGAAACCTGCTGTTCCAGGCCGTCGAGGCTGCCATCAACCTGCAGAAGATCTCCCTCCCCCACAGACAGACCTCTGGAGGGGGCCCGATGCCTCCAGAACCCGGCCCCAACCACCACAACCTCACCCTGCCAGCCCCGCCCGCTAACCCCGCGCTGGGCCACAGCCGGACGCCGCCGCCACAGAAGCAGCCCCGCGTCCAGGTCCAACAG GGTGATGAAGGTGTGTACAGCATGGTGACGGAGCCTCAACACCTGCAGAAGATCCATAACAAAGATGCTGAGAGCTCCAACtcttcacagcagcagcagcgcccTCAGCTG GCCTGTCTGGAGCCTCCGGTGGATAAAATGCTGACCGGCGTGAAGAGTTTGACCCTGGACACCCGCGGCCTCCCCGTCCCCAGGAAGAGCCAGGTGAAGATGATCTCCAGCTGCCCGTTGCCCAACGCCAGCCCCGAATCGGGCGGCAGCCAGCTGTCTGGCCCCGCCTCCAGCGCCCGCCTCAGTCCCAAACTCGGCTCCAACCCCAACCTGGAGCAGACCTACTCCCAGATCAGCATGGCGGATGTCGCTGGGCGCGCCACCAAGAAGGACAAGAAGGGCAGTGGCGCTGTGGTGATGGGCAGGGATCCGGACTACTCGCTGCCCTTCGACACCCTCTCCTCCAACATCATGTCAAACATCCTGGCGGCGGATCAGGGCGGTCCGGGTGCTGACCCGCTCTACGACAGCATCGACGAGCTGAAGGTCCGGAACATCTTCCGGAGTGAAGCCAGGACAACAGACGGCACGTACGGGAAGGTGGACCACATCTACGACGAGCCCGAAGGTTGCGCGGCGCCCACAGGGCCGCCGGCAGCGCCTCACCCCTCGGTCTACGACGACCCAGAGGAGATGAGAGGAGACGCCTGGAGGATCATGGGTACCTCTGTCGACCCCAAAGGCCACGAGTATCCCTACAACCCCCGCGTGGACGACTACGCCGTGCCCAGGAGGCCCAAGAGGGCATTTGCTTCCCAGAAGAGCATCGCTagtgaagaagaggaggagcagaaacaggaggaggagctgcaggaggaggaggtggagggcaACGAAgagcaggagctggaggagaaacgGTTTTCACCGTACGACAACCTGGTCGTTAAAATGGCCTAA